The proteins below are encoded in one region of Pectinophora gossypiella chromosome 26, ilPecGoss1.1, whole genome shotgun sequence:
- the LOC126378299 gene encoding uncharacterized protein LOC126378299, whose product MPLDDALLDALHDARLNALLDDALLDALHDARLNALLDDALLDAPLEAQLDVPLDAALDGPLDALLDLLLDTLLDDALLDAQIDAPLDVLPDTPLDDALLDALLDAPLNAPLDAPRDAPLDALLDLLLDAQIDAPLDAPLDDALLDAPLNAPLDAPLNAPLDAPRDAPLDALLDLLLDAQIDAPLDAPLAVLRDTPLDDALLDALLDAPLNAPLDAPRDAPRDAPLDALLDFNLMYPYLQINV is encoded by the coding sequence ATGCCGCTTGATGACGCCCTGCTTGATGCGTTGCATGACGCGCGGCTTAACGCGCTGCTTGATGACGCCCTGCTTGATGCGTTGCATGACGCGCGGCTTAACGCGCTGCTTGATGACGCCCTGCTTGACGCGCCACTTGAGGCGCAGCTAGATGTGCCGCTTGACGCGGCGCTTGACGGGCCGCTTGATGCGCTGCTTGATCTACTGCTTGACACGCTGCTTGACGACGCCCTGCTTGACGCGCAGATTGACGCGCCGCTTGATGTACTGCCTGACACGCCGCTTGATGATGCGCTGCTTGACGCGTTACTTGACGCGCCGCTTAATGCTCCGCTTGACGCGCCGCGTGACGCGCCACTTGACGCGCTGCTTGATCTACTGCTTGACGCGCAGATTGACGCGCCGCTAGACGCGCCGCTTGATGACGCGTTGCTTGACGCGCCGCTTAATGCTCCGCTTGACGCGCCGCTTAATGCTCCGCTTGATGCTCCGCGTGACGCGCCACTTGACGCGCTGCTTGATCTACTGCTTGACGCGCAGATTGACGCGCCGCTAGACGCGCCGCTTGCTGTACTGCGTGACACGCCGCTAGATGATGCGCTGCTTGACGCGTTGCTTGACGCGCCGCTTAATGCTCCGCTTGATGCTCCGCGTGATGCTCCGCGTGACGCGCCACTTGACGCGCTGCTTGACTTCAACTTAATGTACCCATATCTACAAATAAatgtctga